The proteins below are encoded in one region of Sideroxydans lithotrophicus ES-1:
- a CDS encoding LysR family transcriptional regulator, with amino-acid sequence MEQKNISADDYILFAAIAEQESLVRAAEHLGMPKATVSRRLTNLETVLGQRLLLRTTRRLTLTEFGQEFLDHCRRVAEEVATAQDFVRSQDVKPHGRLRVSMPEDYAKQNLSRALATFIESYPEIHLDLDLSSRLVDLIGERFDLAIRMGTLENDSTLVARKIDEQHFGLYASPIYLGLHPAPKHPEELLQHTTLRMLSDQGQLIPWKLSRGKSNWEGVPPGRLALNSIGVIQQLLLDGAGIGALPDRFTLEDVRRNRLVRVLPEWCLPSVPAWAVMPMRRYLPAKTRVFLDHLERFMERG; translated from the coding sequence ATGGAACAAAAGAATATTTCTGCCGATGATTACATCTTGTTCGCTGCCATTGCCGAGCAGGAAAGTCTGGTGCGTGCAGCCGAGCATCTGGGCATGCCAAAGGCGACTGTTTCACGGCGTTTGACCAATCTCGAGACGGTTCTGGGCCAGCGGTTGCTGTTGCGCACGACGCGACGCCTGACGCTCACCGAATTCGGACAGGAATTCCTCGATCATTGCCGCCGCGTGGCCGAAGAAGTCGCCACTGCCCAGGATTTTGTGCGCAGCCAGGATGTGAAGCCGCATGGCCGCTTGCGCGTCTCCATGCCTGAAGACTATGCCAAGCAGAATCTGTCGCGGGCGCTTGCCACCTTTATCGAGTCCTATCCGGAGATCCATCTGGATCTTGATCTGAGTTCGCGCCTCGTCGATCTGATCGGGGAACGTTTCGATCTTGCCATCCGCATGGGGACATTGGAGAACGATTCGACCCTGGTCGCCCGCAAGATAGACGAACAACACTTCGGCCTGTATGCCAGTCCAATCTATCTGGGACTGCATCCGGCGCCGAAACATCCGGAGGAGCTACTGCAGCACACTACGCTCAGGATGCTCTCCGACCAGGGGCAATTGATCCCATGGAAACTGTCACGAGGTAAATCCAATTGGGAAGGCGTGCCACCGGGGCGGCTGGCGTTGAATTCCATCGGCGTCATCCAGCAATTGCTGCTGGACGGCGCCGGCATCGGTGCGTTGCCCGACCGATTCACCCTGGAAGACGTGCGCCGCAATCGTCTTGTCCGGGTGTTGCCGGAATGGTGCCTGCCCTCCGTACCGGCATGGGCGGTGATGCCGATGCGCCGCTATCTACCCGCGAAGACCCGTGTTTTTCTCGATCATCTCGAGAGGTTTATGGAAAGAGGTTGA
- a CDS encoding pirin family protein, whose protein sequence is MNTTIQQTRLQSRTVERIVEGIATSDGAGVKLTRVLTGHLQRRLDPFLMLDAFGSDDPDDYIAGFPDHPHRGFETVTYMLAGRMRHRDSAGHEGLLENGGVQWMTAGRGVIHSEIPEQEDGVMEGFQLWLNLPAKAKMAEPWYKDFASATIPEYVTANSVTVRVIAGDSNGVAGAVTREVTEPLYLDIHLPAGTSFTTALPHTHNAFIFVYRGAVKVGETQVDSQRMAILSNKPEADGITVATAEDSRLILVAGKPLNEPIVQYGPFVMNKQEEIHQALDDFRHGRLA, encoded by the coding sequence ATGAACACCACTATTCAACAAACCCGGCTGCAATCGCGAACTGTCGAGCGCATCGTCGAAGGCATCGCCACTTCGGATGGTGCGGGCGTGAAACTGACCCGTGTACTCACCGGACATTTGCAACGCCGACTCGACCCCTTCCTGATGCTGGATGCATTCGGCAGCGACGATCCGGACGATTACATCGCGGGATTTCCCGATCATCCTCATCGTGGTTTTGAAACGGTGACCTACATGCTTGCCGGACGCATGCGCCACCGCGATAGCGCTGGACATGAAGGCTTGCTGGAAAACGGCGGAGTACAGTGGATGACCGCCGGTCGCGGCGTGATCCACTCGGAGATACCGGAACAAGAGGATGGCGTGATGGAAGGTTTCCAGCTTTGGCTCAACCTGCCGGCAAAAGCAAAAATGGCTGAGCCCTGGTACAAGGATTTCGCCAGCGCGACGATACCGGAATATGTCACTGCAAATAGCGTTACCGTACGCGTGATCGCCGGCGACAGCAACGGTGTGGCAGGCGCTGTGACGCGCGAGGTCACGGAACCGCTGTATCTCGACATCCACCTTCCTGCCGGAACTTCATTCACGACCGCGTTACCGCACACGCATAACGCATTCATCTTCGTCTATCGCGGCGCAGTGAAAGTTGGAGAAACACAAGTGGACTCGCAGCGCATGGCCATCCTGAGCAACAAGCCGGAAGCCGATGGCATCACTGTCGCCACGGCGGAAGATTCCCGCCTGATCCTGGTTGCGGGCAAGCCGCTCAACGAGCCCATCGTGCAGTATGGGCCGTTCGTGATGAACAAGCAGGAGGAGATACACCAGGCTCTGGACGATTTTCGTCACGGACGCCTGGCCTGA